A part of Candidatus Obscuribacterales bacterium genomic DNA contains:
- a CDS encoding BtpA/SgcQ family protein: MDLKKIFKTANPIIGVIHLLPLPTSPRWGGNLQAVIDRAEQEAAALSSGGADGIIVENFFDAPFTKDAVDPAVVSAMSLVVQRLKHLVTLPIGVNVLRNDAQSAMAIATCVRAQFIRVNVLTGVMATDQGLIEGRAHQLLRYRRELGSDVSIFADVLVKHARPLGSPNLTTAVQETIERGLADGVILSGWATGSPPTLEDLELASAAAGGTPVFIGSGATWDNIPKLIQAADGVIVSSSLKRRGRIEQPIDPIRVSQFAEAMHRGLADKSKSANAPLSMNSSIAVSP; the protein is encoded by the coding sequence GTGGACTTAAAAAAAATCTTCAAAACTGCTAACCCGATTATTGGGGTCATTCACCTCTTGCCCTTGCCGACGTCTCCCCGTTGGGGGGGCAACCTCCAGGCCGTGATTGACCGAGCCGAACAGGAAGCCGCCGCCCTCTCCTCTGGAGGCGCAGACGGTATCATTGTCGAAAACTTTTTTGACGCACCGTTTACCAAGGATGCTGTTGATCCAGCGGTGGTCAGCGCCATGAGTTTGGTGGTGCAACGCCTCAAGCATTTGGTGACCCTACCCATCGGGGTCAATGTGCTGCGCAACGATGCTCAAAGTGCCATGGCGATCGCCACCTGTGTGCGGGCCCAGTTCATCCGGGTGAACGTGCTCACGGGGGTTATGGCCACCGATCAAGGGCTGATTGAAGGACGGGCCCATCAGCTTTTGCGCTACCGTCGGGAGTTGGGCAGTGACGTCAGCATCTTTGCCGATGTGTTGGTGAAACATGCTCGCCCCCTAGGGTCGCCGAACTTGACCACCGCTGTACAGGAAACCATTGAGCGGGGGTTGGCTGATGGTGTCATCCTTTCAGGCTGGGCCACCGGTAGTCCGCCGACCCTGGAAGATTTAGAGCTAGCTAGCGCTGCTGCTGGGGGTACGCCCGTCTTTATTGGCAGCGGTGCCACCTGGGACAACATTCCTAAGCTCATCCAAGCAGCGGATGGGGTGATTGTTTCTAGCTCCCTGAAACGGCGGGGACGCATCGAGCAACCCATCGACCCAATTCGGGTCAGCCAGTTTGCGGAAGCCATGCATCGTGGTTTGGCAGACAAGTCTAAATCCGCGAACGCTCCCCTCTCCATGAACTCGTCGATAGCGGTGTCTCCCTAA